Proteins encoded within one genomic window of Bradyrhizobium sp. CB1717:
- a CDS encoding iron-sulfur cluster assembly accessory protein: protein MINLTDSAVNAIKSAISSSTHPTGGLRVMIEAGGCNGFKYKMGLVEEPRPGDTVIKCDGLKVFVDNKSCEHLIGTTIDFVIATESSGFTFHNPNATANCSCGKSFS, encoded by the coding sequence GTGATTAACCTGACGGATAGCGCAGTGAATGCAATCAAGAGCGCGATTTCATCGTCGACGCACCCGACCGGCGGTCTGCGCGTCATGATCGAAGCAGGCGGCTGCAATGGATTCAAATACAAGATGGGTCTGGTCGAAGAACCGAGACCTGGCGACACCGTGATCAAGTGTGACGGGCTGAAGGTGTTCGTCGATAACAAGAGCTGTGAGCATCTGATCGGCACGACCATTGATTTCGTGATCGCAACGGAGAGTTCTGGCTTTACTTTTCACAACCCGAATGCCACCGCGAACTGCTCATGCGGAAAATCGTTCAGCTGA
- a CDS encoding NifU family protein has protein sequence MRKIVQLMKQIVQLLRRKHRSIPAEPGKLRQSSSTATNRERRLRGAVEEIRPNLQRVGGDCHLIGIDGSRAMVRLTGACTLCKLSSLTLKSVRARLVSKLGELVRLIPVAAAGEVVD, from the coding sequence ATGCGGAAAATCGTTCAGCTGATGAAACAAATCGTCCAGCTGCTGAGGAGAAAACATCGAAGCATACCGGCCGAACCGGGAAAACTAAGGCAATCGTCGTCCACTGCGACAAATCGAGAGCGTCGCCTTCGCGGCGCAGTCGAAGAGATCCGCCCCAATCTGCAACGCGTCGGTGGCGACTGTCACCTGATCGGGATCGATGGCAGCAGAGCCATGGTCAGGCTGACCGGTGCCTGCACGTTGTGTAAGCTTTCGAGCCTGACGCTGAAAAGCGTTCGCGCGCGGCTGGTGAGTAAACTCGGCGAATTAGTTCGCCTGATTCCCGTCGCCGCTGCAGGCGAGGTAGTGGATTGA